From Dehalococcoidia bacterium, one genomic window encodes:
- a CDS encoding CoA-binding protein, which yields MASEAPTDDLIRDILTNTRLIALVGASPDPSRDSHDVMRFLLRRGYHVVPVNPIYAGQEILGRKVVGRLVEIGEPIDMVDIFRRSEAAGEAVDEAIEAGAKAVWMQLRVVNEAAAQRARAAGLKVVMNRCPKIEMPRLGIEGPAGG from the coding sequence ATGGCGAGCGAAGCACCGACGGACGACCTCATTCGCGACATCCTTACGAACACGAGGCTTATCGCCCTCGTCGGCGCCAGCCCGGACCCATCGCGCGACAGCCACGACGTCATGCGCTTCCTGCTGCGGCGCGGCTACCACGTAGTCCCCGTGAACCCGATCTATGCCGGCCAGGAGATCCTGGGCAGGAAGGTGGTCGGCCGGCTCGTGGAAATCGGCGAGCCTATCGACATGGTCGACATCTTCAGGCGTTCGGAGGCCGCGGGTGAGGCCGTCGACGAGGCGATCGAGGCCGGCGCCAAGGCAGTCTGGATGCAGCTGAGAGTGGTGAACGAGGCGGCGGCCCAACGGGCGCGCGCGGCCGGCCTCAAGGTGGTAATGAACCGCTGCCCGAAGATCGAGATGCCGCGGCTCGGCATCGAGGGGCCGGCCGGCGGCTGA